Proteins from a genomic interval of Osmia bicornis bicornis chromosome 13, iOsmBic2.1, whole genome shotgun sequence:
- the LOC114877018 gene encoding neuroligin-1-like, with protein MRTSSSSSPRKRKRKNLSPLYPIEGLPPLDNSFERSFIFHDAHERLDAVRYSTPVYQRCLWPETNGYEKRRGSIEIRVHLSGNENVCQRERGPCGICGNESASRRTSERCDEDRGGEVVEQRVDRTDRSKKCLATIVVFLGLLCGHWCSVGAEALAGSQKYSTRTVRTRYGTLRGVEARSSTSVETYYGVPYATPPVGALRYMPPVTPTPWRGTKLADTMPPACPQKPPEPDSSQPRIRRAYLERLAPLLANQSEDCLYLNLFVPKPPHGSTPDLLPALLLIHGDSYSWGAGNSFDGTALAAYGRLIVVSINFRLGVLGFLKTGPKGSAQGNYGLMDLVAGLHWLHENLGAFGGDPDRLTLFGHGTGAALANFLAVSPMAKELVERVVLLGGSALSPWAIQRDPLMVKRLVADQTGCPGDVEADDIAPCLRLRNLEELLAVQLQPPRFTSGFAPFVDGAVMPPPINQNFQPTASSSGLMPLMPGPGTEFANFADRDLLLGLTSEEAWVNLTDEDLMNGLNETRRDRILRTYVRNTYRYHLHEIYSTLRNEYTDWERGEQSPLAICEGLLSLLGDGQVAAPLLRLALLHSASGGRGYFLHFQLGDRPSQRGEEVPYLLGIPLLRGEVVSVLFAPTNYTLVDENLSKLLVHYLANFVRRGDPNGVSPLTSGSDGLPNSPPFWDSYDSINQLYLEAGRSTEMRSHYRGHKMSLWLNLLPQLHRPGYEISMRHHHLAESPSLYEGAVRPQTMALPLPAPPLPVPSPTEPSSVSSAISTTECTPNATVATTLATTTRTMQHSNLGPGPNNLLRKLASSHYQSYTTALTVTIAVGVFLLLLNILIFAGIYHQRDRNATNAAGGLSSAFGDKKKEELLEAGCSGIEMSSGKQRLPSLNLMDSPSSSPPAHKTKLAQELELQLQEFQCSPPPGGGKRILEPPLYSRSPCVQRTRTPSPCVDATTARMDDDDEDGDSSSDDNDDENLPDPPPPPKAPAPNVGLSCPGILRQPGTPGSAKKRVQIQEISV; from the exons ATGCGGACGTCCTCCTCCTCATCTccgaggaagaggaagaggaaaaaccTCTCGCCTCTTTACCCTATCGAAGGGTTACCACCCTTGGACAATAGTTTCGAACGATCGTTTATCTTCCACGATGCTCACGAGCGTCTCGACGCTGTCCGATATTCTACACCGGTCTACCAGCGGTGCCTTTGGCCGGAAACGAACGGTTACGAGAAACGGCGCGGCTCTATCGAGATCCGGGTTCATTTATCGGGAAACGAGAATGTTTGTCAGAGGGAAAGGGGACCGTGCGGTATCTGTGGTAACGAAAGTGCGAGCAGAAGAACAAGTGAAAGATGTGATGAAGATCGAGGGGGAGAGGTTGTCGAACAACGCGTCGACAGAACAGACAGATCGAAAAAGTGTTTGGCGACGATCGTCGTGTTTCTCGGACTTTTGTGCGGACATTGGTGCTCCGTCGGGGCGGAGGCTCTCGCGGGTAGCCAGAAGTACAGCACCAGGACGGTCAGGACGAGGTACGGAACTTTGCGGGGCGTCGAAGCCAGGTCGTCGACCTCCGTCGAGACTTACTATGGTGTACCATACGCCACGCCACCCGTTGGAGCGTTGCGATACATGCCACCGGTCACACCGACCCCGTGGCGCGGTACCAAACTGGCGGACACCATGCCACCTGCGTGCCCCCAAAAACCACCGGAACCGGATTCCAGTCAGCCACGGATCAGACGCGCTTACCTCGAGAGGCTAGCGCCGTTGCTGGCCAACCAGAGCGAAGACTGCCTATATTTGAACCTCTTTGTGCCCAAACCCCCTCATG GTAGTACCCCAGACTTGTTACCAGCTCTTCTTCTTATTCATGGTGATTCCTATTCGTGGGGTGCTGGAAATTCTTTTGATGGGACTGCATTGGCTGCTTATGGACGCCTTATCGTCGTTTCGATTAATTTTCGTCTCGGTGTACTCG GCTTTCTTAAAACTGGCCCAAAGGGGAGCGCGCAAGGAAATTATGGGTTGATGGATTTGGTGGCAGGACTTCACTGGTTGCACGAAAACCTTGGTGCTTTTGGCGGCGATCCTGATCGATTGACGCTCTTTGGCCATGGAACCGGAGCTGCGCTCGCCAATTTTTTAGCCGTTTCACCCATGGCGAAAG aGCTAGTCGAGAGGGTGGTTTTACTTGGCGGTTCGGCTCTGTCACCCTGGGCCATACAGCGTGATCCTTTAATGGTAAAACGTCTTGTCGCTGATCAGACCGGATGTCCCGGTGACGTTGAGGCTGACGATATCGCACCGTGCCTTCGTTTGCGGAATTTAGAAGAGCTTCTCGCCGTGCAGTTGCAACCGCCGAGATTCACTTCTGGATTTGCTCCTTTCGTCGATGGAGCGGTTATGCCACCACCGATCAATCAG AATTTCCAGCCCACTGCCTCGTCGTCGGGACTGATGCCCTTGATGCCTGGACCTGGCACCGAGTTCGCCAATTTCGCCGATCGGGATTTGCTGCTCGGTTTAACGTCCGAGGAAGCTTGGGTTAATCTCACCGACGAAGATTTAATG AACGGCTTAAACGAGACGAGGAGGGATCGTATTCTGCGGACCTACGTGCGAAACACCTATCGTTACCACCTTCACGAGATCTACTCGACCCTCCGTAATGAGTACACAGATTGGGAGAGAGGCGAACAGAGTCCATTGGCGATCTGCGAGGGTCTTCTGTCTCTCCTCGGGGACGGTCAAGTTGCCGCGCCTCTTTTAAGGCTGGCACTGCTGCACTCAGCCTCCGGGGGACGTGGTTATTTCCTGCATTTCCAGCTTGGCGATCGACCAAGCCAGAGGGGCGAGGAGGTACCTTATCTCTTGGGGATACCTCTTCTTCGTGGAGAGGTCGTGTCCGTTTTGTTCGCCCCGACCAATTACACTCTGGTCGATGAGAACCTGTCTAAACTACTGGTCCACTACTTGGCGAACTTCGTGAGACGCGG GGATCCGAACGGCGTCAGCCCGTTGACATCGGGATCCGATGGGCTACCGAACAGTCCGCCGTTCTGGGATTCGTACGATTCAATAAATCAGTTGTACCTGGAGGCTGGTCGTAGTACGGAAATGCGGTCGCATTACAGGGGCCACAAGATGTCCCTGTGGCTGAATCTGTTACCGCAGCTACATCGACCCGGCTACGAGATCAGCATGCGTCACCATCACCTGGCCGAAAGTCCCAGCCTCTACGAAGGCGCGGTACGTCCGCAGACCATGGCGCTTCCGCTACCAGCGCCCCCGCTTCCGGTGCCATCGCCCACCGAGCCGTCGTCAGTATCGAGCGCGATATCGACCACCGAGTGCACACCGAACGCAACTGTTGCCACGACACTGGCGACTACCACGAGGACGATGCAGCACTCGAACCTGGGCCCAGGACCCAATAACCTCCTTAGGAAATTAGCGTCCAGTCATTATCAGAGCTACACCACGGCTTTGACGGTCACCATAGCCGTCGGCGTGTTTCTGTTGCTACTGAACATCCTCATTTTCGCGGGGATTTATCATCAGAGAGACAGAAACGCCACGAACGCTGCTGGAGGATTATCATCCGCTTTCGGGGataagaagaaagaggaaTTATTGGAAGCTGGATGTTCCGGGATCGAGATGTCCTCCGGAAAACAAAGACTACCATCGTTGAACCTGATGGACTCGCCCTCTTCGAGTCCACCGGCTCACAAAACGAAACTGGCCCAAGAGCTCGAGCTACAATTGCAAGAGTTTCAGTGTTCACCACCTCCCGGTGGAGGCAAGAGGATACTCGAGCCACCGTTGTACAGTAGAAGTCCCTGTGTCCAAAGAACCCGCACACCGTCGCCCTGCGTCGACGCGACCACCGCAAGGAtggacgacgacgacgaagacGGGGACAGCAGCAGCGACGATAACGACGACGAGAATCTCCCGGACCCCCCGCCGCCACCCAAGGCTCCGGCGCCCAACGTGGGTTTGTCTTGTCCAGGTATTCTTCGACAACCCGGGACACCCGGCAGTGCCAAGAAACGTGTTCAAATCCAGGAGATCTCTGTTTGA